A region of Oscillospiraceae bacterium DNA encodes the following proteins:
- a CDS encoding amino acid ABC transporter permease — translation MGVWDFSVIPKYFTSFLPYAWMTVRVTFFGILIGLGLGLLFGMLRISRFKIVQLPAKFYIWLIRGTPLLLQLLFIYNGLVNVVKIDALPSAFIALGIHNGAYIAEIVRGAIQSIDRGQREAGISLGMTQSQVMQRIVLPQAVKRSIPPLSNQFIIALKDSSLASAITVPELLLHARQMASSNFRMMEMLTIAAIYYLIMTTILTVFANLIEKKMRAGDLKRVV, via the coding sequence ATGGGCGTATGGGACTTTTCGGTCATTCCGAAATACTTTACATCCTTTTTGCCATATGCGTGGATGACGGTCCGCGTCACGTTTTTCGGCATTTTAATCGGCCTCGGTCTGGGCCTGCTGTTCGGCATGCTGCGTATCTCGCGCTTCAAAATCGTCCAGCTCCCCGCAAAATTCTACATCTGGCTGATCCGGGGCACCCCGCTTCTGCTGCAGCTGCTGTTCATCTATAACGGTCTGGTAAATGTGGTCAAAATCGATGCGCTGCCTTCGGCTTTCATCGCGTTGGGCATCCATAACGGTGCTTACATCGCCGAGATTGTCCGCGGAGCCATCCAGTCGATTGATCGCGGCCAACGCGAGGCAGGCATCTCATTGGGCATGACCCAGAGCCAGGTCATGCAGCGCATCGTTCTGCCGCAAGCAGTCAAGCGATCTATTCCCCCGCTCAGTAATCAGTTCATCATCGCACTCAAGGACTCATCGCTGGCCAGTGCCATTACGGTGCCCGAACTGCTTTTGCACGCACGTCAGATGGCTTCGTCCAACTTCCGCATGATGGAAATGCTGACCATCGCGGCAATTTACTATTTGATCATGACGACAATTTTGACCGTTTTTGCCAACCTGATCGAAAAGAAAATGCGCGCCGGCGATCTCAAGAGGGTGGTATAA
- a CDS encoding transporter substrate-binding domain-containing protein, which translates to MKRIKKTSILLAVVLSLALLLSACANGTSSSVPASSIESVSTEDSLQRVLDAGKITFIGSGGYPPFNYFDESGNVVGFDVDVGAEIARRLGVELDYITGDWDGLTEGLRNKRFDGILGSMAITDARLEIVNFTSPYYYSGAQLVVRADSGITDPSEMSGKSIGVVTGTNFVGDAEALGADVRLYQDDNATLMDLINGRIDGVITDRLVALGAIQDISGGENLVLAGNILRLEQMGIAINKDDDTLLTKLNEILADMFADGTMKSISEKWHNGADITVK; encoded by the coding sequence ATGAAAAGAATTAAAAAAACAAGCATCCTGCTTGCTGTCGTATTGTCTTTGGCTTTATTGCTTTCGGCGTGCGCAAACGGAACAAGCAGTTCCGTTCCCGCGAGTTCAATTGAGAGCGTTTCGACAGAAGACAGTTTACAGCGTGTTCTGGATGCCGGGAAAATCACTTTTATCGGCAGCGGCGGTTATCCCCCGTTCAATTATTTTGATGAAAGTGGCAATGTCGTCGGCTTTGACGTCGATGTGGGCGCGGAGATTGCCAGACGCCTCGGCGTTGAATTGGATTACATAACCGGCGACTGGGACGGTTTGACCGAAGGCCTGCGCAACAAGCGTTTTGACGGCATTTTAGGTAGTATGGCCATCACCGATGCCCGCCTCGAAATCGTTAACTTTACCAGCCCCTACTATTATTCGGGCGCTCAGCTCGTCGTACGTGCTGATTCCGGCATTACAGATCCCTCCGAAATGAGCGGAAAATCAATCGGTGTTGTAACCGGTACAAACTTCGTGGGCGACGCTGAAGCCCTCGGCGCGGATGTCCGTCTGTATCAGGACGACAATGCAACACTCATGGATCTGATCAACGGCAGGATTGACGGTGTCATTACCGATCGTCTGGTGGCGCTGGGTGCGATACAAGATATTTCAGGCGGCGAGAATCTGGTGTTGGCCGGCAATATCCTGCGGCTGGAGCAGATGGGCATTGCCATCAATAAAGACGATGATACCCTGTTGACAAAACTCAACGAAATCCTCGCGGATATGTTTGCAGACGGCACGATGAAATCCATCAGTGAAAAATGGCACAACGGTGCGGATATCACCGTAAAATAA
- a CDS encoding amino acid ABC transporter ATP-binding protein, giving the protein MIEIKNLNKWFGKLQVLKNIDLTVFQGEVVVIIGASGSGKSTLLRCINFLEKPQKGTITIDGDELTVKTKKLHLVRREVGMVFQHFNLFPHMTVMGNVTEGLTQVKKMDKSDATKIGEKMLDKVGMLDKADTYPSMISGGQKQRVAIARALAMNPKIMLFDEPTSALDPELVGDVLLVMKKLAADGMTMIVVTHEMGFAREVADRIIYMDEGKIVEEGTPEDIYNNPQNERTKEFLSRIL; this is encoded by the coding sequence ATCATCGAAATCAAAAATCTGAATAAATGGTTTGGAAAATTACAGGTGCTTAAAAACATCGACCTCACCGTTTTTCAAGGTGAAGTCGTGGTTATTATCGGCGCAAGCGGATCCGGAAAGAGCACACTGCTGCGTTGCATCAACTTCCTCGAAAAACCCCAAAAAGGCACGATCACCATTGACGGTGACGAACTCACCGTCAAAACCAAAAAACTGCATCTGGTACGCCGAGAGGTCGGTATGGTGTTCCAACACTTCAATCTGTTTCCGCACATGACAGTCATGGGCAATGTGACCGAAGGCCTGACGCAAGTCAAGAAGATGGACAAATCCGATGCAACCAAAATCGGTGAAAAAATGCTTGATAAAGTCGGTATGCTAGACAAAGCCGATACCTATCCGTCGATGATCTCGGGCGGTCAGAAGCAGCGGGTGGCAATCGCACGCGCGCTGGCTATGAATCCGAAGATCATGCTGTTCGACGAACCGACCTCGGCACTCGATCCGGAACTTGTCGGGGATGTTCTGCTGGTCATGAAAAAGTTGGCCGCCGACGGCATGACAATGATCGTCGTGACGCACGAGATGGGCTTTGCACGCGAAGTCGCCGATCGTATCATCTACATGGACGAGGGTAAAATCGTCGAAGAAGGTACGCCGGAGGATATTTACAATAATCCGCAGAACGAACGCACAAAGGAGTTTTTAAGCCGCATTCTTTAA